One genomic segment of Suricata suricatta isolate VVHF042 chromosome 16, meerkat_22Aug2017_6uvM2_HiC, whole genome shotgun sequence includes these proteins:
- the TRAPPC6A gene encoding trafficking protein particle complex subunit 6A isoform X1, producing MGVLGKALTSRWQPSPGENPPFFLQQRGAGLQRGWHLRGVTWRGHRPPSLPSSSRRWAHLVLESLLRPLPQVPEPLSPGLLGTEDEPVCPGGHGLPCGPGPGREPQWLSPAPHARLPQETLAFREELDVLKFLCKDLWVAVFQKQMDSLRANHQGTYVLQDNSFPLLIRMASGLQYLEEAPKFLAFTCGLLRGTLSTLGIKSLVTASVASLPTCKFQVVIQKT from the exons ATGGGTGTTCTTGGGAAAGCACTGACCAGCAGGTGGCAGCCGAGCCCGGGGGAGAACCCCCCATTTTTCCTACAGCAGCGGGGAGCTGGGCTCCAGAGGGGGTGGCATCTGCGAGGTGTCACGTGGCGGGGGCACCGCCCTCCCTCCTTACCCTCGAGCTCACGGAGATGGGCACACCTGGTCTTGGAGTCCCTTCTGCGGCCGCTGCCCCAGGTGCCTGAGCCTCTCTCCCCTGGCCTTTTAGGGACAGAAGATGAGCCTGTCTGTCCTGGAGGGCATGGGCTTCCgtgtgggccaggccctgggcgAGAG CCCCAGTGGCTGTCCCCCGCTCCCCACGCTAGGCTACCCCAGGAGACCCTGGCCTTCAGGGAGGAGCTGGACGTCCTCAAGTTCCTATGCAAAGACTTGTGGGTGGCCGTGTTCCAAAAGCAGATGGACAGCCTCCGCGCCAATCACCAG GGAACCTACGTGCTGCAGGACAACAGCTTCCCCCTCCTCATCCGGATGGCCTCGGGCCTGCAGTATCTGGAGGAAGCACCCAAG TTCCTGGCCTTCACCTGCGGCCTCCTGCGAGGTACCCTCAGCACCCTGGGCATCAAGAGCCTGGTCACCGCCTCCGTGGCATCCCTGCCCACCT GTAAGTTCCAGGTGGTGATTCAGAAAACCTGA